TTGAGTTCTATAACATATCATTGCTTAACTTAGTGAATTAAAAAAACtgactggaaaaaaaaaacatcgaAATTTAAGAGTGGCAAGAACAGAATATAAAATAAGTGGTGCCACATGAATTAATTTCTAGAAACAGATAACATTCAGTTgtcaatacaaaaatatatatatatgaatcaAAGAATGAAACAGAACTTGGTCAAACAAAGAATTGTACAATGCTTTCATTTCTCATCATTGAAATAATAATTGGCATAAGATAAGCATTTGAAACTACAGATGCTAGTCATGTTGACTtgcaaaagtaaacaaaaaagaaacTTTGTAAGCTGTAACCAACGcaactaaaataaaatagataGGAAAATAAAAGGCCAACCAGTCACTGCGGTTCAAGGCGATTAAGAAACCACTCAAACAAAGAGCCATTTGAAGCCCCACTATCTCTGGCTTTGAACTACCCTTTTGCCCAAGGGCCATTAAGGCTTAAGTGGTGCACAGCTTAAGGATAGTCTCATTTCACACACATGCTAATGTCCTGAACCTGAGCTGAGAGCAGACTAAAGTAAGGGAAAGGAAGAGGGACATTTTAAAAATGCAATTTAGAGATCTAGGCGATTAGCCTGGCTGTTTATTTCTAAATacttaaaaatgtgtgtgaattttCTTACTGTGAGTCCAGGCTGAAAAAAATATCCCTGATTGGTTGAACTGTGGTGGTATACAGCAATTTAGAGCCATCATCCATGAACTAACGGAACACCATGATGCAAAGCTCTTTTCCACATGTAGTAAGTGGAACGTGGAGTGAGGGGAAAGTAGGATCTAAACTCCTTGAAAGTGGGGAAAGATTTTTCCTCAAAGCGTTGCTGCAGGAATAACTTGGCCTTGGCCTTAAAGTTGGCCAGTGCCACCACATCCATGACAAACATTTGGTCCTCTGGGGTTTTGTGGGGGACAGGGTATGCAGGAAGAGTGACCTTGTAGGGAGAGACTGTCTCATGAGCCAACAGCTTGGGGTTACCTTCCAACAGAGACACTGGAGGACTGGCCATCTGTTTTTGAGGCGCATCTCTGACAAGAACCATGCTTTCAGCCGCTTTCACCTGTGGGTTGTCCATTACCTGTTCTTGTTGGTTGCTCCTGTTTCTCCAGAACCAGTAGAAGCTAGTGGAAATGGAGGGGAACATGGCTTTGAACTTGGAGAATGTAATTTTGGACTTCTGGGCATAGGCTTTTGCCTGCTCTCTGAGCTTCTTGTTGCGAAGGTGTGCCACCTGAAAAATCTTGTGCTTGTGTCTCCAGATCTTGACCCTTGGGGCTTGCCTGTGGCTTGCTGGCTGGACAGGGAACAGCTCACCGTTTAGTCTCTGAGACTTGTCACCATCTGAGCTGTCCTCACTGCTCCCAATTGCATCTTTGTAACCCGGATTGAACCGCATGGCTTCCCTCCTCCAGTTGTAGTATGTTGACCTTGATATGCCTGGGAAGCTTCTCTTGAAGATTCTGTATGGGAACGAGGTGTTCATAGCAATGCAGTTCTGCAGACACTTCTTGGCCTCTTGCATCAGGGTGAGATTCTGGGCGCGCTCTCCCTCCAGATTGTCTGCGTTGAATGTAAAGTAGCTTGTGATGTCTTGAGGATCACTGTGCTTCCCCTCCGGTGAGGACCAGGACTCTGGTTCCGTGCTCTCCCCTGGACTCACCTCTCCTGCGGATCCCCCAGAGAGATGACCTCCAGAGGACATGAGCTCATGCTTCCAGGCGTAGTAGGTTGAGCGGGAGATCTCCGGGAAGAATTCCTTAAACTGGGGAAGAGGAATGAGCTTTCCTTCCAAGTAGCAGGCTTGAAAGAAGTGTTTGGCCTCGTACCTAGCAGCAGACTTCTGCCGGTGCTCCTGGGTTTGCCTTCTCCAGCGGTAGAAGGTGCTCTTTGTGATATTGAATTTGTCCTTGAGGCTCGAGTAGGACAGCCGCGAGTCCTGATTCAGCAGTTCAAGAGTCTTAATCGGCAGGGCTCTCTGTTCACTGTTAGGGGTTCCTATGTTCAGATCACAGGCTTTCAGAAGGGCGACAAAGTTGTGAGGCTTAAAAACGGCGGCGTCCTCCAACTCCCCGGACCACATGATGTGGATTGTTTCTAATTCTGTGTCCTTTGGCCAAACCCTGGGCCGAATGAGCCGGTTGAAGTAGGGCCGGATCTTCAGGTTGTACATGGGGTAGACGGAGTAGATGTTACACTGGACCACAGAGGAGAGGGCATAGATGTGCCACATGTTGGCAAAGGAGCCTGGGAAACAGGACGCTTTGACATCGGCGTCAAAGATGGCTTCCAGCACGGCCATGGGGAGGTTCAGCATGTCCTCCGACTCCTCGGCGCAGAGGGAGAACCGGGCAGCCTGCAGCATCACCTTGGAGTCGATCATCCCAGACAGGTAGTACCTCTTCCACAGTAGCATCTCCACCACGGTTCTCACCTGCAGCTCCAAACTAAGACTGGTGCTGCCCACCAACAGCATGCTGGCCGCGTCAAAAAGCAGgttcccctcccccttgcagGCTAGAGGCAGCAGGCCGACAGGGGCATCCGCAGGGTAAAGAGTATGGGCCACGCTATCGATCCCCATCCACGAGGTGAGCTCCTTACAGGCATCTgtggggaggaggaagggggacaGGACCTGCTCCACCTCCATGGCCACCTGGGTGAGGGCCTCCAAGCCTGTGCACTCGGTGGCATCCTGGAGCTTACCAAGGACAGAGAGCACAACCTCCTTCCTCTGAATCATTCCTGCTAGAGAGAAAAAGTAGAGCAGTCTCAGTAAAAGGATGGAAAACTGAAAGCCTCTTATTACTGCTCTTTTAAgaaatgtaaacaaaataattttGTAACTTTAAACTGTAGGGATGACAAAGGCAGTATACACACTCAGCgacattgcactgtgcctacttcagatggcactgttcccacctagtttggcctaccatcaaatgcttgacctctttaaAAAGCTGAGACCCTGTAGTTTCTTAGAAAATAGAATAATTGTGTGAAGTactggcacagagttacagaggctagaatattgtttttttttctttctgctggATAACAAGGAtatctgaactgaccacatttcagccctctaggtcacttgataacttaaaaacacaactgagccctagcgccaggtcttgtgaagctgtttgcaaaagtagatcaatatagaatcaAATaggagtactttagaccattatttgccaaggtatgctcatgtgttttgtaaaatgccctgtGGAAACTCATAGTACTTTTGGCTACCCAAAATggatactgacaataaaaggctTACTGTATGGCAACCTCTTGGTGTATAAGCATAGTCCTaatctcaaatgaaaggtaacactctgAAGTTTCTTGTAAACATActtggattgtatgtcaggagttctgatatagaatgactacacaatGTAGGAAtgtatggaataattacacaaaagtatctatttttgcattttctttgttggctcaataggtgtgtataagatggactctacatctgcacaactaatattggataaaccaacatgaatattcaatttctatggattcctgtgaatatttcaagacccaatatgacacatctacttattgctaaggatatacactgcagctagaagttagggaagcaccaaaggcggagggcatttttgattaaatttaattgagacatagtagGATTAAtttgacaatgtaaagcactatacagattgtacatgaaaaggTTGTCATGTATGGATTcccaagctttcaaatggtgtataatattactatactacatagcaatatggtgcatacaattgatttagaatgttggggagAGTTGGGTGTGCCATGGAAGGCACACGGTCTCATAACAGTAGCCCTAACTGAAAACGTATAATGAATTGCTAATTGCTGGTCACCACagtcaaaatgtaatttttagCACCATTTTGCTATACCATTCATAATATGCTACTGTTTCACTATTCAACATTTGTATCAGGGTTTCCTTAAAGCACATACACTGAACACACGGTGAAGGCCTAGCCTACTAAACGAATTTGCGCCTGTTGCTTCCCATTAATTCATTAGCCGCGAGTAAATCTGAAAACATCACTTGCCATCTTAAAAAAGCC
The nucleotide sequence above comes from Alosa sapidissima isolate fAloSap1 chromosome 6, fAloSap1.pri, whole genome shotgun sequence. Encoded proteins:
- the vrtn gene encoding vertnin, which translates into the protein MIQRKEVVLSVLGKLQDATECTGLEALTQVAMEVEQVLSPFLLPTDACKELTSWMGIDSVAHTLYPADAPVGLLPLACKGEGNLLFDAASMLLVGSTSLSLELQVRTVVEMLLWKRYYLSGMIDSKVMLQAARFSLCAEESEDMLNLPMAVLEAIFDADVKASCFPGSFANMWHIYALSSVVQCNIYSVYPMYNLKIRPYFNRLIRPRVWPKDTELETIHIMWSGELEDAAVFKPHNFVALLKACDLNIGTPNSEQRALPIKTLELLNQDSRLSYSSLKDKFNITKSTFYRWRRQTQEHRQKSAARYEAKHFFQACYLEGKLIPLPQFKEFFPEISRSTYYAWKHELMSSGGHLSGGSAGEVSPGESTEPESWSSPEGKHSDPQDITSYFTFNADNLEGERAQNLTLMQEAKKCLQNCIAMNTSFPYRIFKRSFPGISRSTYYNWRREAMRFNPGYKDAIGSSEDSSDGDKSQRLNGELFPVQPASHRQAPRVKIWRHKHKIFQVAHLRNKKLREQAKAYAQKSKITFSKFKAMFPSISTSFYWFWRNRSNQQEQVMDNPQVKAAESMVLVRDAPQKQMASPPVSLLEGNPKLLAHETVSPYKVTLPAYPVPHKTPEDQMFVMDVVALANFKAKAKLFLQQRFEEKSFPTFKEFRSYFPLTPRSTYYMWKRALHHGVPLVHG